Below is a genomic region from Lusitaniella coriacea LEGE 07157.
CTCCCCAAATCATGGGAACGGTAAGTTTGACTAAATGCGCTCCAACGCGACCTTCTGTGAGCGTAGACCGTACTTTTGTTGCCATTAAGGAATTAGGAATTAGGCTTAAGGTTTAGTTGCCTACGGCCCAATGGCACTGGTTTGAGGTTATTGGGCAATGCTCACAACCTAGCAAATACTAAGGCTTTGCTTATTTCAGCGCCATTTGCCGATGGCTTCTTTATTTATTCACATTAGGCGTAATTCCTCAGAAACACAATGTTTCCCTTGGGGGTAGACAGATTTGGACGAGCGCTATGGATTCGCTGTTTGAGCGTTATTGTTACCGAGTTGGACGTTGGGGGTTTGGATAGTGGGTGCGTGTTGACCGTCCCATTTTTGGATTCTGGAGCGTTCGACGCGCAGGCGCTCCAATTCCAAAAGTTGTGGCGTAACCGAACCCGCACGCAGGCGGTTGGCTTCCGCTTCGGCGCGTGCTTGCTCGATGGTAACCTGGGCTTCGCCTTTTGCCTTGGCTACGTTTGCAGCGGCTTCTGCTTCGACTTTACGGCGATTCGATTCAGCCGTCTGTGCGGCTTGTTGTGCCGCAAACTGCTCGTCAATACTCTTTTGGATATCTGGAGGCAAGCGCAGGGGACCCAGCAGCGAAACGTCCTGAATCACAATGGTGGGGAAGCGTTTCTGGGTACAATCCGAGACGGCGACAACCAATTTTTGCTGGCTGGTGGGCAACATTGAGGGGGTTAGTTTGAGTTGTTCTGCAACTTCTCCAAAACAGTTGCGCAATCCGTTCCGCAATTCGTTGGCGCGAAATTGTTCGGGGGTTTTGCGATAGGTTTCGTAGAACTGGTGTAATTTGGTGGTGTTTTTTCCGGGTAACTGCTCGCCGGTGAAGCCGAAAGATACGCCCACATCCGCAGAGACGGGGCTGCCGCCGACAGAAAAGATAACGGATTCGTCGTTGGGAGAGCCTTCTGTGCTGGTTTGGGTAAAGGGATAGGTGTTGATAAAGGTGGGGAATATTACGACCTGTTCGGTGTAACCGTTGTACCACACCCGCCCCGTCACCACTTGGGCATTGTCGATTCCTTTCGTTTTACCGTAGAGGTTAATTTTGAGTCCGGCATAACCGGGTTCGACAGTTTTCATGCTGGTTCCGGGAACTACGCCACAAGAACTCAGTCCCGTGCCTAAAACAACCGCATAGAGGAGAGATACAGCGTTTTTAATTTTCATCATTGTTCGGTTTCTCTAACAAATTGAGGAGGGAAATATTGAAGGTGTTGAGATCGGGATCTTCTTGTAGGACTTCGTACATCTCAATGCTTTGAGCAACTTGAGTGGAGGAGTAGTTGAGAAAATCGACAATCTTTAAATGGGAGTATTCTGGGCATTTCGCGATCGCGAGCTGTCTGGCTTTTTGGGCATCCTTGAGCCTGAGAGCGGCATAAAGCCCCGAACTGCCTAACATTGTCGGAACGCCCAACCAGATCGCAAATCCGATCGCGGGTTTATCAGAATTGAGGAACATGGGTGCAATGGCAAGGAGTGTTAGGGATAGCAAAATTTCCGCAACTCCTACCGCAACCCATTTGTAGATCGTGTTCACATCTTCTTGTTTCCTTATTTAATCCATCAACAATCGCAGTTTTTTCCTGGGCGCGATCGGATTGTTTA
It encodes:
- a CDS encoding SPFH domain-containing protein; protein product: MMKIKNAVSLLYAVVLGTGLSSCGVVPGTSMKTVEPGYAGLKINLYGKTKGIDNAQVVTGRVWYNGYTEQVVIFPTFINTYPFTQTSTEGSPNDESVIFSVGGSPVSADVGVSFGFTGEQLPGKNTTKLHQFYETYRKTPEQFRANELRNGLRNCFGEVAEQLKLTPSMLPTSQQKLVVAVSDCTQKRFPTIVIQDVSLLGPLRLPPDIQKSIDEQFAAQQAAQTAESNRRKVEAEAAANVAKAKGEAQVTIEQARAEAEANRLRAGSVTPQLLELERLRVERSRIQKWDGQHAPTIQTPNVQLGNNNAQTANP